A DNA window from Rhizobium jaguaris contains the following coding sequences:
- the omp10 gene encoding outer membrane lipoprotein Omp10: MKIRTSLALIAAAAALSACVDFGGSRAPPAMQASAQPQGVEGNWSDANGLISTFQAGTFTTHTTDSNSVLASGTYTNVSPGLIEINMTSLVRKTQSKINCALISAYQLNCTSDAGKQFSLNRR; the protein is encoded by the coding sequence ATGAAGATTAGAACCAGCCTTGCTCTTATTGCCGCCGCGGCAGCGCTTTCTGCCTGCGTCGATTTCGGTGGATCAAGGGCCCCGCCTGCTATGCAAGCCAGCGCGCAGCCGCAGGGAGTGGAAGGTAACTGGAGCGATGCGAACGGCCTCATTTCGACCTTCCAGGCCGGCACCTTCACCACTCACACCACCGACAGCAACTCGGTTCTGGCTTCGGGCACCTATACCAACGTTTCTCCCGGCCTGATCGAAATCAACATGACCTCGCTGGTGCGCAAGACCCAGTCCAAGATCAACTGCGCCCTGATCAGCGCCTACCAGCTCAATTGCACCTCCGATGCCGGGAAGCAGTTTTCCCTCAATCGCCGATAA
- a CDS encoding SPFH domain-containing protein encodes MVIGGFSIVVIALVVLVILVLFAGIKTVPQGYRYTVQRFGRYIRTLEPGLNLIVPFIETVGARMNVMEQVLAVPTQEVITKDNASIAADAVAFFQVLNAAQAAYQITNLETAILNLTKTNIRSVMGSMDLDELLSNRDAINERLLRVVDEAAEPWGIKVTRVEIKDIQPPKDLVDAMARQMKAEREKRAQVLEAEGLRNAQILRAEGAKQAAVLQAEGQREAAFRNAEARERLAEAEAKATRVVSEAIAEGNVQAINYFIAQKYTEALSAIGSAGNSKIVLMPMEASSIIGSLGGIGAIAREVFGDNGDGNGAPQPSRPRTSSARTTPSINPLTSRES; translated from the coding sequence ATGGTAATCGGTGGGTTCAGCATCGTTGTGATTGCCTTGGTTGTCTTGGTCATCCTGGTGCTGTTTGCAGGAATCAAGACCGTGCCGCAGGGATATCGCTACACGGTCCAGCGCTTCGGCCGCTATATCCGCACGCTGGAGCCGGGGCTCAATCTGATCGTGCCCTTCATCGAAACGGTCGGCGCACGCATGAATGTGATGGAACAGGTCCTCGCCGTCCCGACGCAAGAGGTCATCACCAAGGACAATGCCAGCATCGCCGCCGATGCGGTCGCCTTCTTCCAGGTGCTGAATGCGGCTCAGGCTGCCTATCAGATCACCAATCTCGAAACCGCGATCCTCAATCTCACCAAGACGAACATCCGCTCCGTCATGGGCTCGATGGATCTCGACGAATTGCTGTCGAATCGCGACGCCATCAACGAGCGGCTGCTGCGCGTGGTCGATGAAGCAGCCGAGCCCTGGGGTATCAAGGTGACGCGCGTGGAAATCAAGGACATCCAGCCGCCCAAGGATCTCGTCGATGCCATGGCACGGCAGATGAAGGCCGAGCGCGAAAAGCGCGCTCAGGTTCTGGAAGCGGAAGGCTTGCGCAATGCGCAGATTCTGCGCGCCGAAGGCGCCAAGCAAGCCGCAGTTCTCCAGGCCGAAGGCCAGCGCGAGGCAGCGTTCCGCAATGCCGAGGCCCGCGAGCGCCTCGCTGAGGCAGAAGCCAAGGCGACGCGCGTGGTGTCTGAGGCCATTGCGGAGGGCAATGTGCAGGCGATCAATTACTTCATTGCGCAGAAGTACACGGAAGCCCTGAGCGCGATCGGCTCCGCCGGCAATTCGAAGATCGTGCTCATGCCGATGGAAGCCAGCTCCATTATCGGTTCACTGGGCGGCATCGGCGCCATCGCCCGTGAAGTCTTCGGCGACAATGGCGATGGCAACGGCGCGCCGCAGCCTTCTCGTCCGCGGACGAGCTCCGCGCGCACCACGCCTTCGATCAATCCTTTGACGTCTAGGGAGAGCTGA
- the hemH gene encoding ferrochelatase — protein MTAEAPTGQSQQKSGKIGVLLVNLGTPDGTDYTSMRRYLREFLTDKRVIEWSPWKWYPILFGIVLNTRPSKVGKAYETIWNKEKNESFLRTYTRNQSDLMAERLTDLPDVIVDWAMRYGKPSIAERIQTLKDRGCDRILLFPLYPQYAAATTATVNDKAFEKLMAMRWQPALRTVPDYHTDPIYIDALANSVTRHLATLDWQPEKILASFHGIPLSYSEKGDPYYGQCIETTRLLREKLGLSEDRLMITFQSRFGPEEWLQPYTDKTVERLAKEGSKRIAVLNPGFVSDCLETLEEIAEQAAESFHHNGGEKFAHIPCLNDSEDGMRVLEKVVRRELLGWA, from the coding sequence ATGACCGCAGAAGCCCCGACCGGCCAGTCACAGCAAAAGTCCGGCAAGATCGGCGTCCTTCTCGTCAATCTCGGCACGCCCGACGGCACCGACTACACCTCTATGCGACGCTATCTGCGCGAATTCCTGACCGACAAGCGCGTCATCGAATGGTCTCCATGGAAGTGGTACCCGATCCTGTTCGGCATCGTCCTCAACACCCGCCCCTCCAAGGTCGGCAAGGCCTATGAGACGATCTGGAACAAGGAAAAGAACGAAAGCTTCCTGCGGACTTATACCCGCAACCAGTCGGACTTGATGGCCGAGCGGCTGACAGATTTGCCTGACGTAATCGTCGATTGGGCGATGCGCTACGGGAAACCCTCGATCGCAGAGCGTATCCAGACGCTGAAGGATCGGGGCTGCGACCGCATCCTGCTGTTTCCGCTCTACCCACAATATGCGGCCGCAACCACCGCTACCGTCAATGACAAGGCTTTCGAGAAACTGATGGCCATGCGCTGGCAGCCGGCGCTACGCACGGTGCCCGACTACCATACCGATCCCATCTATATCGACGCGCTCGCCAACTCCGTCACCCGGCATCTCGCCACACTCGACTGGCAGCCGGAAAAGATCCTTGCGTCCTTCCACGGCATCCCGCTTTCCTATTCCGAAAAGGGCGATCCCTATTACGGCCAATGCATCGAGACCACGCGACTGCTGCGCGAGAAGCTCGGACTTTCCGAAGACAGGCTGATGATTACCTTCCAGTCCCGCTTCGGCCCGGAAGAATGGCTTCAGCCCTATACCGATAAAACAGTGGAACGCCTCGCCAAGGAAGGCAGCAAGCGCATCGCCGTCCTCAATCCCGGCTTCGTCTCGGACTGCCTGGAAACACTCGAAGAAATCGCCGAACAGGCGGCCGAATCCTTCCACCACAATGGCGGCGAAAAGTTCGCGCACATCCCCTGTCTGAACGACAGCGAGGATGGCATGCGGGTGCTGGAGAAGGTGGTGCGGCGGGAGTTGCTGGGTTGGGCTTAA
- a CDS encoding 5'-nucleotidase C-terminal domain-containing protein, whose amino-acid sequence MTKPLGVGLLAAAALALSASAAFADYQLNILHFNDLHSRIESINKFDATCSAAEEAKNECFGGAARLKTAIDQRRAALAGQNVLVLDAGDNFQGSLFYTTYKGAAEVEFLNDMKIDAMTVGNHEFDDGEGPLAAFLDKAQFPVVTANMVIDDQSKLGDRIKKSIVLDIGGQKIGIVGAVTTETPELASPGPHVKITDDAAAISAEVDALKSQGVNKIIALTHVGYPRDVEKIGRIAGVDVVVGGHSHTLLSNTDPKAAGPYPTMVDNPAGYKVPVVQAASYSKYLGDIVITFDDNGVVKEAKGDPILLDSSIKPDPAISARIQEMAKPIEELRQKVIGASTDPIDGSHDVCRAAECPMGNLVADAMLDRTKNQGISIAIQNGGGLRASIGGGNVTMGDVLTVLPFQNTLATFQLTGADIKAALENGLSQIEDGAGRFPQVAGLKYTFDKSKPPGSRVVSVLVQEGTEFVPLDPNKTYGVVSNNYMRAGGDGYVVFAQNGKNAYDFGPDLEAVVADYLAAHNPYKPYTDGRVTQVAATAATAQPEAAKPAETQQAAPSDQKPAPAAADTSATPSTTAPAASTPTATPNTSTSQTTAPAATPPAATAPSMTAPAASTPSTTTTPDTSTSQTTTPAAPPPATTAPATTAPATNTPATTTAPATTAPAASTPSTPAPAAPTPETTAPTTTAPAATATAPETTAPAPQASEPPKTPTTHVIVAGDTLWDIAKTYYGDANGWRKLLAANHNLRPHHLTIGRELKIPAK is encoded by the coding sequence ATGACGAAGCCCTTAGGAGTGGGTCTTTTAGCCGCCGCCGCGTTGGCGCTCAGCGCCAGCGCCGCTTTCGCGGATTACCAGCTAAACATTCTGCACTTCAACGATCTCCATTCGCGCATAGAGTCGATCAACAAGTTCGATGCCACCTGCTCCGCTGCCGAGGAGGCCAAGAACGAATGCTTTGGCGGCGCTGCACGGCTGAAGACGGCCATCGACCAGAGGCGCGCCGCGCTCGCCGGCCAGAATGTGCTGGTGCTCGATGCCGGCGATAATTTCCAGGGCTCGCTGTTCTACACGACGTACAAGGGGGCGGCCGAGGTCGAATTCCTCAACGATATGAAGATCGACGCCATGACCGTCGGTAATCATGAGTTCGATGACGGCGAAGGCCCGCTTGCCGCCTTCCTCGACAAGGCACAGTTCCCGGTCGTGACAGCGAATATGGTGATCGACGACCAGTCGAAGCTCGGCGACCGCATCAAGAAATCCATCGTGCTAGACATCGGCGGCCAGAAGATCGGCATCGTCGGCGCAGTCACGACCGAGACGCCCGAACTCGCCTCGCCCGGCCCCCACGTCAAGATCACCGACGATGCCGCCGCCATTAGCGCCGAGGTGGACGCGCTGAAGTCGCAGGGCGTCAACAAGATCATCGCGCTGACCCACGTCGGCTATCCGCGCGATGTCGAGAAGATCGGCAGGATCGCCGGCGTCGATGTCGTCGTTGGCGGCCATTCGCATACGCTGCTGTCGAACACCGATCCGAAGGCCGCCGGCCCCTATCCGACCATGGTCGACAATCCGGCCGGCTATAAGGTCCCGGTCGTCCAGGCTGCCTCCTACAGCAAATATCTCGGCGATATCGTCATCACCTTCGATGACAACGGCGTCGTCAAGGAGGCCAAGGGCGATCCGATCCTGCTCGATTCCTCGATCAAGCCAGACCCCGCGATATCAGCCCGTATCCAGGAAATGGCCAAGCCGATCGAAGAGCTGCGCCAGAAAGTCATCGGCGCCTCCACCGACCCGATCGATGGATCGCACGACGTCTGCCGCGCAGCCGAATGCCCAATGGGCAATCTCGTGGCCGACGCCATGCTCGATCGCACGAAAAACCAGGGCATCAGCATCGCCATCCAGAACGGCGGCGGCCTGCGTGCCTCCATCGGCGGCGGCAACGTCACCATGGGTGACGTGCTGACCGTGCTGCCGTTCCAGAACACGCTCGCCACCTTCCAGTTGACCGGCGCCGACATAAAGGCGGCGCTGGAAAACGGCCTCAGCCAGATCGAGGACGGCGCCGGCCGTTTCCCGCAGGTCGCCGGTCTGAAATATACTTTTGACAAGTCAAAGCCGCCCGGCAGCCGCGTCGTCTCCGTCTTGGTGCAAGAGGGCACGGAGTTCGTGCCTCTCGATCCGAACAAGACCTACGGCGTCGTCAGCAACAATTATATGCGCGCCGGCGGCGACGGCTATGTCGTCTTCGCGCAAAACGGCAAAAATGCCTATGATTTCGGCCCCGACTTGGAAGCAGTCGTCGCCGACTATCTGGCGGCGCATAATCCCTACAAGCCTTACACCGACGGCCGCGTGACCCAGGTTGCCGCAACCGCAGCGACCGCCCAACCGGAGGCGGCGAAACCCGCGGAAACGCAACAGGCGGCACCATCGGATCAGAAACCCGCCCCGGCCGCGGCCGATACCAGCGCAACACCCTCCACAACGGCTCCCGCTGCTTCAACTCCCACCGCGACACCCAACACGTCAACATCTCAAACGACAGCGCCCGCCGCGACCCCGCCGGCAGCGACGGCCCCCTCTATGACCGCACCTGCCGCTTCGACACCCAGCACCACTACGACACCCGACACGTCAACGTCTCAGACAACGACGCCGGCCGCCCCCCCTCCGGCGACGACCGCTCCGGCAACAACAGCCCCTGCGACCAATACTCCGGCCACGACGACGGCGCCCGCCACGACAGCGCCCGCTGCTTCAACGCCCAGCACCCCCGCGCCTGCTGCGCCAACGCCTGAGACCACCGCGCCGACGACAACGGCTCCCGCTGCCACAGCAACGGCACCGGAGACCACAGCACCGGCCCCTCAGGCTAGCGAGCCGCCGAAAACACCGACCACCCATGTCATCGTCGCCGGCGACACGCTCTGGGATATCGCCAAGACTTATTACGGCGATGCCAATGGATGGCGCAAACTTCTGGCTGCCAATCACAATCTCAGGCCACACCACCTTACCATCGGTCGTGAATTGAAGATTCCGGCCAAGTAA
- a CDS encoding S1C family serine protease, whose protein sequence is MNIDRTLRSIVAVHASIPEDAFTAGALGTRREGSGVVIRGNGLVLTIGYLITEADEVWLTTNDGHVVPAHALAYDQETGFGLVQALGSLGVPALDFGDVAEAEIGDPVVIADGIGQFVRANIVAKQEFAGYWEYLLDEAIFVAPAHPSWGGAALLNTDGKLLGIGSLHLQMASQNEETADINMVVPINLLPPILDDLLNRGQVNKPPRPWLGAFSAESNGEVVVMSVAEGGPAAQAGLRRGDVISEIRDGEVDSLADFYRKVWESGPAGAEIPMRILRDGREAWLRIKSADRNSFLRKPQLQ, encoded by the coding sequence ATGAATATCGATAGGACTTTGCGGTCAATCGTGGCCGTACACGCTTCAATTCCGGAAGATGCCTTTACAGCCGGGGCACTAGGGACCCGGCGGGAAGGCAGCGGTGTGGTCATCAGAGGTAACGGGCTGGTGCTCACGATCGGTTATCTGATCACCGAGGCCGACGAGGTCTGGCTGACGACCAATGATGGTCATGTGGTTCCTGCGCATGCACTTGCCTACGATCAGGAAACCGGCTTTGGCCTGGTCCAGGCGCTGGGGTCGCTTGGCGTCCCCGCACTGGATTTCGGCGACGTGGCCGAGGCCGAGATCGGCGATCCGGTGGTGATCGCTGACGGAATCGGTCAATTCGTCCGCGCGAACATCGTGGCCAAGCAGGAATTCGCGGGTTATTGGGAATACCTGCTGGACGAGGCGATCTTCGTCGCGCCCGCCCATCCTTCATGGGGAGGTGCTGCGCTCCTCAACACGGACGGCAAGCTTTTGGGCATCGGCTCGCTTCACCTGCAGATGGCCTCCCAAAACGAAGAGACTGCCGATATCAATATGGTCGTGCCGATCAATTTGCTGCCGCCAATTCTCGATGATCTGCTCAACCGGGGCCAAGTCAACAAGCCGCCCAGGCCCTGGCTCGGCGCTTTCTCCGCCGAGAGCAATGGCGAGGTCGTGGTCATGAGCGTTGCGGAAGGGGGCCCGGCGGCTCAAGCAGGCCTGCGTCGAGGCGACGTCATCTCCGAGATCCGAGATGGGGAAGTTGATAGCCTGGCTGATTTCTATCGCAAGGTGTGGGAAAGTGGCCCTGCCGGTGCAGAAATCCCCATGAGGATATTGCGCGACGGTCGCGAAGCATGGCTGCGCATCAAGTCGGCCGACCGCAACAGTTTCCTCCGGAAGCCGCAACTGCAATGA
- a CDS encoding NfeD family protein: MFDNLVVELGPWSWWLAGLVLLAAELILPGFFLVWIGLAGIIVGALSLLFWDSAFWIWQVQGLVFAATAVIVTLLGRRYLYGNNQATDEPFLNQRSASLVGRTATLDQPITEGRGRIRLNDTYWTVNGPDLPVGTRVKVVASSGRDLTVEPA, encoded by the coding sequence ATGTTCGACAATCTCGTCGTCGAACTCGGCCCTTGGAGCTGGTGGCTGGCGGGCCTAGTGCTGCTCGCTGCTGAACTGATCCTGCCGGGCTTCTTCCTTGTGTGGATCGGCTTGGCTGGCATCATCGTCGGCGCTTTATCGCTGCTTTTCTGGGATAGCGCCTTCTGGATCTGGCAAGTGCAAGGACTTGTCTTCGCCGCCACGGCCGTGATTGTTACCCTGCTCGGTCGTCGCTACCTCTATGGCAACAACCAGGCCACCGACGAGCCCTTCCTGAACCAGCGCAGCGCCAGCCTGGTCGGACGCACGGCAACGCTCGACCAACCGATCACCGAAGGCCGGGGGCGCATTCGTTTGAACGATACCTATTGGACGGTAAACGGACCAGATTTGCCCGTGGGCACCCGCGTCAAGGTCGTCGCCAGCAGCGGCCGCGACCTTACAGTCGAACCAGCCTGA
- a CDS encoding homospermidine synthase gives MTEQNYPVYAEITGPIVMIGFGSIGRGTLPLIERHFKFDKSRMVVIDPQMDAEHLAILERHGVRHIQEYVTKNNYKDLLMPLLTEGGGQGFCVNLSVDTSSLDLIKFCRKHDVLYIDTVVEPWLGFYFDKNMKNADRTNYALRETVRKEKAKNPGGATAVSTCGANPGMVSWFVKQALVNLANDIGLKFEEPDQHDREGWAKLMKKVGVKGIHIAERDTQRTKHPKPLNVFWNTWSVEGFISEGLQPAELGWGTHEEWMPKNAKTHKKGNKAAIYLEQPGANTRVRTWCPTPGPQYGFLVTHNESISIADFFTVRDKDGEVTFRPTCHYAYHPANDAVLSLHEMFGNGGTPQPVHHVLDEDELEDGIDELGVLLYGHDKNAYWYGSRLSLEETRRIAPYQNATGLQVTSAVLAGMVWALENPTAGIVEADEIDYKRCLEVQLPYLGPVEGHYTDWTPLDGRPGLFPEDINTKDPWQFKNILVR, from the coding sequence CAAGAGCCGGATGGTCGTCATCGACCCGCAAATGGACGCCGAGCACTTGGCGATCCTGGAAAGGCACGGTGTCCGTCATATCCAGGAATACGTCACCAAGAACAACTACAAAGACCTCTTGATGCCGCTTCTGACGGAAGGCGGCGGTCAGGGCTTCTGCGTCAACCTTTCTGTTGATACGTCGTCGCTCGACCTCATCAAGTTCTGCCGCAAGCACGACGTGCTCTATATCGATACCGTCGTCGAACCTTGGCTCGGCTTCTATTTCGACAAGAACATGAAGAATGCGGATCGCACCAACTACGCGCTTCGTGAGACCGTGCGCAAGGAAAAGGCGAAGAACCCCGGCGGCGCGACAGCGGTTTCTACCTGCGGCGCAAACCCGGGCATGGTGTCCTGGTTTGTCAAGCAGGCGCTCGTCAATCTCGCCAACGACATCGGCCTCAAATTCGAAGAGCCGGATCAGCATGACCGCGAAGGCTGGGCCAAGCTGATGAAGAAGGTCGGCGTCAAGGGCATCCACATTGCAGAGCGGGACACGCAGCGCACCAAGCATCCGAAGCCGCTGAACGTCTTCTGGAATACCTGGTCGGTCGAAGGCTTCATCTCCGAAGGACTGCAGCCGGCCGAACTCGGCTGGGGCACCCACGAAGAATGGATGCCGAAGAACGCCAAGACGCACAAGAAGGGCAACAAGGCCGCCATTTACCTGGAACAGCCGGGCGCCAACACCCGCGTTCGCACCTGGTGCCCGACACCGGGTCCCCAGTATGGCTTCCTGGTCACGCACAACGAATCGATCTCGATTGCCGACTTCTTCACGGTCCGCGATAAGGATGGCGAAGTCACCTTCCGTCCGACCTGCCACTACGCTTATCATCCGGCCAACGATGCCGTGCTCTCGCTGCACGAAATGTTCGGCAACGGCGGCACGCCGCAGCCGGTTCACCACGTTCTCGATGAAGATGAGCTGGAAGATGGCATCGACGAACTCGGCGTGCTGCTCTATGGCCACGACAAGAACGCTTATTGGTACGGTTCGCGCCTGTCGCTCGAAGAGACACGCCGCATCGCCCCATACCAGAATGCAACCGGTCTTCAGGTGACGTCCGCCGTCCTCGCCGGCATGGTCTGGGCTCTGGAAAATCCGACCGCCGGCATCGTCGAAGCCGACGAGATCGACTACAAGCGCTGCCTCGAAGTGCAGTTGCCCTATCTCGGTCCGGTTGAAGGCCACTACACCGATTGGACGCCGCTTGATGGCCGGCCGGGCCTCTTCCCGGAAGACATCAACACCAAGGATCCGTGGCAGTTCAAGAACATCCTGGTTCGCTGA
- a CDS encoding KpsF/GutQ family sugar-phosphate isomerase gives MNKRAVRLIENGAIESAMRTIETERRGLEALERSLVNGLAEPFSRAVELLGEINGRVIVTGVGKSGHIGNKLAATLASTGTPAFFVHPVEANHGDLGMITHDDVIIAMSWGGESAELRGIISYSRRFSIPMIAITAGETSTLARESDVVLLLPKEQEACPHGLAPTTSTLLQLAIGDALAVALLEARGFTAEDFRTFHPGGKLGASLSHVADIMHKGDRVPLVKLGTGMREAVMTLAQMRFGCVGVVDDYGCLCGIVTDGDIARNIGSSLAEMCVDEVMTRNPKTVKETTLATGAMALLNRHNISALIVVDDARRPIGIVHFHDLLRIGVA, from the coding sequence ATGAACAAGAGAGCTGTAAGACTCATCGAGAACGGTGCGATTGAGTCCGCGATGCGGACGATCGAGACCGAAAGGCGGGGGCTGGAGGCGCTGGAGCGTTCGTTGGTCAATGGTTTGGCCGAACCTTTCAGCCGCGCGGTGGAGCTTCTGGGCGAGATTAACGGGCGCGTCATCGTGACCGGAGTCGGCAAGAGCGGCCATATCGGCAATAAGCTCGCCGCCACCCTGGCCTCTACGGGAACACCGGCTTTCTTCGTCCATCCGGTCGAGGCCAATCACGGTGATCTCGGCATGATTACCCATGACGACGTCATCATTGCTATGTCCTGGGGCGGCGAAAGCGCTGAGCTTCGTGGCATTATCAGCTATTCGCGCCGTTTCTCGATCCCGATGATCGCCATTACGGCCGGCGAAACCTCGACGCTGGCGCGCGAATCGGATGTCGTGCTGTTGCTGCCCAAGGAACAGGAAGCCTGCCCGCATGGGCTGGCGCCAACGACATCGACGCTGTTGCAGCTTGCGATCGGCGATGCGCTTGCCGTGGCGCTCTTGGAGGCGCGGGGCTTCACCGCGGAGGATTTCCGTACCTTCCACCCGGGCGGCAAATTGGGCGCCAGCCTCTCGCATGTCGCCGATATCATGCACAAGGGCGATCGCGTACCCCTGGTCAAGCTTGGCACGGGTATGCGGGAAGCCGTCATGACGCTGGCGCAAATGCGCTTCGGTTGCGTCGGCGTCGTCGATGATTACGGGTGTCTTTGCGGCATTGTGACCGACGGCGATATTGCCCGCAATATCGGTAGCAGCCTTGCGGAGATGTGCGTGGACGAGGTAATGACGCGCAATCCGAAGACGGTGAAGGAAACGACGCTGGCGACCGGTGCGATGGCATTGCTGAACCGCCACAATATCTCGGCGCTGATCGTTGTCGATGACGCCCGGCGGCCGATCGGCATCGTTCACTTCCACGATCTGCTGCGTATCGGCGTCGCCTGA
- a CDS encoding outer membrane beta-barrel protein: MDIGKNKAGGCSLRLTACAASALLGWGALAMPMPVHAQSLDISQSSGANLTATSTGIDSLDLPGSDTTTTTSSKSKAAKTATDTAAAPNARLRLDGIDPTTTGSTLDDDLRRVNLRETSVDDLKARQHPDREDVQGIPLGTFTLRPSVNQSINVERNRTGSTNDDRSFLQTDLRSTLKSDWDRHALTITGEGVWQKNLSGNGAEQPTVDINADLRLDLPADTTAHITAGYQFFREDTSDPNAIAGASKQSAVNQFDAGASLERDFGVLRGTTALALVRTVYSDATLSDGTQVTLSDRNQTAGTWRGRIGYELSPALIPFLEADLGRTLYDQSQDSNGYARSNQSYGGKAGMELDLGEKMKGELGFGYLHTQFDDSRLASIDSPTVDGNLAWSPQRGTDVSIGLSTTFQPSTTAGESGYTAYQLTSTLSQELRDDLTAKLTGGTIWRDYPSSSATSDETEYDAAFGLIWGINRYLDLTSNVGYQLTSRKTGDDTQQLQAGVGLTVKR; encoded by the coding sequence ATGGACATTGGCAAGAACAAGGCGGGTGGTTGCTCCCTCCGGCTGACGGCGTGCGCTGCATCCGCTCTGCTGGGCTGGGGCGCGCTCGCCATGCCGATGCCGGTTCATGCGCAATCGCTCGATATCAGCCAGAGTTCCGGCGCCAATCTAACGGCGACTTCGACCGGTATAGACAGCCTCGATCTGCCCGGTTCCGACACGACGACCACGACATCCTCTAAATCGAAGGCGGCCAAGACCGCGACAGATACGGCCGCCGCACCCAATGCCCGCCTCAGGCTCGACGGCATCGACCCGACCACGACAGGTTCCACCCTTGATGACGATCTGCGCCGCGTCAATTTGCGCGAGACCAGTGTCGATGACCTGAAGGCGCGGCAACATCCGGATCGCGAAGATGTACAGGGCATACCACTCGGCACATTCACCCTGCGCCCCTCCGTCAACCAGTCCATCAATGTCGAGCGCAACCGCACCGGCTCCACCAACGATGACCGCAGCTTCCTGCAAACCGATCTCCGCAGCACGCTGAAATCGGATTGGGATCGCCATGCCCTGACCATTACCGGTGAGGGTGTCTGGCAGAAAAACCTGAGCGGCAATGGCGCTGAACAACCGACTGTTGATATCAATGCCGATCTGCGCCTCGACCTTCCCGCCGATACGACGGCGCATATCACCGCCGGCTATCAATTCTTCCGTGAAGACACCAGCGATCCGAACGCTATTGCCGGCGCCTCCAAGCAATCGGCCGTTAACCAGTTCGACGCCGGCGCATCGCTGGAGCGCGATTTCGGCGTGCTGCGCGGCACGACCGCCTTGGCGTTGGTCCGCACCGTCTATTCCGATGCCACCCTGTCGGACGGAACGCAGGTCACGCTCAGCGACCGCAACCAGACGGCCGGCACCTGGCGTGGGCGTATCGGCTACGAATTGTCCCCCGCCCTGATCCCCTTCCTGGAAGCCGATCTCGGCCGCACCCTCTACGACCAGTCGCAAGACAGCAACGGCTACGCCCGTTCGAACCAGAGTTACGGCGGCAAGGCCGGCATGGAGCTCGACCTCGGCGAAAAGATGAAGGGCGAACTGGGCTTCGGCTATCTACACACGCAATTCGACGATTCGCGCCTTGCCTCGATCGATTCGCCGACCGTCGACGGCAATCTCGCCTGGTCGCCACAGCGCGGCACGGATGTCAGCATCGGTCTCTCAACCACCTTCCAGCCCTCCACGACAGCGGGCGAAAGCGGCTACACCGCTTATCAGTTGACGAGCACATTGAGCCAGGAACTGCGCGACGACCTCACCGCCAAACTGACGGGTGGCACGATCTGGCGCGACTACCCGTCCAGCAGCGCCACATCAGACGAAACCGAATATGACGCCGCATTCGGCCTGATCTGGGGCATCAACCGCTACCTCGATCTGACCAGCAATGTCGGCTACCAGCTAACGTCGCGAAAGACGGGCGATGATACCCAGCAGCTCCAGGCGGGCGTGGGATTGACGGTGAAGAGGTAG